The Effusibacillus pohliae DSM 22757 genome segment AGAACGACTTGGCCCTTCAGGGCCTTAGCGTTACATAGCGCGACCTGGCGGCTTCGCCGCCTTGGCGCGACTTGTGCCATTTGGGTACTTGTGCCCATTGGGTGCAAAGAACGACTTGGATCAGGATGATGTGCACCCTGGGCACTTGCCCTTGTGAGCCCAAATTACGAATCTGGTTGCTGCCGCTCAACAGCGACAACTATCAATTTACCACAATCGCATTGCCATTGCAACTGGCAATTTCTAACTTCGTATCACATGCTTTTGTTATCGCCGTTCGCTTCACGTTTCCGCACCTCTCGCGACGACAAGTGCTATGATAACACGGTCAACTTGACAACTCAATGCACATTCCATAACAAAAACGCGCAAAAATACCGCTCCCTCCCCTTCTGCCAGCCGCTGCATCACCTTTTCAAGCACAAACTGATGATTTCTTAATCCAAAAGGTTCATGTCTCGGCCCAATGGATCTTGATCACTTGCATCCTGTACTGTGGATACTCGCCTTCTGCAATATAATCTTTGGCGGGCAACGAACGAACCTGCCGTCGAAAATCTTCCCGCAACCTGGCCACATCGATCCCTTGCACAACGTCCGGCAAGCTGTCCAATGCCGGAGCGGCGTACTGATACAACTTCCTCACCCCGCACAGCACCCCTTTTTTCAACTTGAACTGAGCGGTTGCCACCTGCACCAATGCTTTGTAAAACGGACCGTCGATCGGATCGTCCGTCTGTTTCCAAGCCCATTCAAAAATCTCGTGGCATTCGTAAAAATCCTCTTCCTCATTAAACAAAACGACAAACCGCCTCGTGATCTCATTCATACAACTCTCAACTCTCACCCTCTGGCTGAATTATACACCAAGCGGCAGAAATAGCACCAAAAGCTCGCATCGTCTCACAAACACGCAGTAAGCCGTCCCCAACAAAAAACCTCCGTGCGAAAACGGAGATCACTTCGAGGAAGGCGATGGAACAGGTGCCATGCCGGATGGAACGAACGGCACCCCTTTGGCGTCCAGAAAGTACGTGGGAACGTCCCCCACCATCACAACAGAAGCAACCGGTATCTGTGTTTCAATATCCACCGGTCGCGTCACAAACGGAATCACCACGTTCACCTGCACGTGAATATTCAGCGTCAAGGAATGTTTTGTTTGATTGATACCCAATGTCTCGGAAGCGGGCACCAGGTCCGATTTGGCCGTGCCCATCGGTACGATTTTGATCGGCACCGCCGGGCCGAATGTCGCCAGAATGGTCGAATGAAACGCCTGACCGACCGGCAGCTTGATTTCCTGTTCTTCCAACACCTTCAACACGCTTTGCACACGGTTCGTGGTCTGGGCTTTGATCCGGTTGGCCTCCACCATGTTAAAAACGGCTGAACGGATGTTACCGCGGTCATCCTTATAAAATTGAACGATCTGCTCATAATCGGTCTCTTCCGCCACTTTCTTGGTGATCGCGTCGTTGATCGCCTCTGTCGCGATTTTGCGCGTGTAATTCTCAGCGATTTGGACAAACGTCGGTTGCAGGTTATATTCCAAAAACAGTAACGTCTGGATCACGATTCCGATCAACAGCAGCATCCCCGTTGCCACCACCACTTTCCAACGTTTCACAGGCTTGCGCAGGCGCATGCGTCGTCTCCTGCCGAATCTGATCATGGACGCCTCTCCCCCTTCGGTTCATTGTATGAACCGGGAAGGTCAGGCAGTACAATAAGAAAAATCGGCCTGATCGGGAACGCGCCCATTCTTCCCCAACCACAACCGGTTGCCGTCAAATTCCCCCACGAAAAAAGGCCGTGAATTCACTGGTGAATTCACGCCCCTCGTTCAAACGGCGTTCGCATCAGGCCGCATTTCCTGGAAACTCGAACCCTCTTCCCGAAAACAAGGCAGTTCGATATGCACCGCAGTCCCCACGCCCAGTTCGCTTGTAATCGAGATATGGCCACCCATACGGGTAATCACCTGTTGACAGATCGACAATCCCAATCCCGGCCGGTCAGGTTTGGTGGTGGTAAACGGATCAAACACCGAGCCAATCTGGTCAGCCGGCATGCCGGTGCCGTTGTCACGCACCGTCAACCGGAAATAATTGTCGAACACTTCTACCGACAGCCGAATCTCGCCGGCGTCATGTTCGATCGCCTCCAGCGAGTTTTCCACAAGATTCATGACGACGCACGCCAGTTCGTCGCGGTCTCCGAAAAACTTCGGATTTTTGCGGGGAAATTCACAGACGATACGGACATTGTGGAAAAGGGCGCATTCCTGTATCCGCGGCAGCACTTCATGCAACAGATCGTTGATCTGGATCGCTTGAAACCGTACTTCCTGCGGTTTGCTGATGAGCAGAAAATCGCTCAGGATCCGCTCGATTTTCTGAATTTCCGAGAACAGCAGTGGAAACATGCCGGCGCATTTGTCGACAAAATTCTTTTGCACCAGCCCCATAACGGCAAGCTGTTTGATGTCTCTTTCAAACAATTGCAGAAACCCTTTGATGGTCGTTAACGGATTCCGGATTTCGTGCACCGTACCCGCCGCCATGCTTCCGATTACGGCCAGCCTCTCCACACGCAGCACATCTTTGTAAACCGCTTGAAACTGGGTGCGATCTTGGAAGGTCAAGAATGCACCCACCGGTTGGCCCAACACGATCAGCGGGGCTGCCTCGGCAGACAACAACAGCTCCTGATCCTCCCGTTGAAACCGCAGTTGTTCGATCTGCATCGCCGTTTTTTCGATTTGTGTCCGCCGAATCACACTCATATCCAGCTCAGGGAACAAATCGCAAGCACTTCGGCCGATCCATGCCGCTTTGTCGATTTGCAGCAGATCGGCCGCAAACCGGTTGAGGTCAGCTATCCGTCCATCGTTGTCCAATAGAATGACCCCGGATTGAATGTGCTCGATGATCGTTTCTGAAAAATTCCCCCAAGCACCCATTGCAAAATGAACGCCCCTTCATTCATCTGATTAACCGCACGTCACCATATGAGCCTAATTTCGAAAAAAACAAAGCACCCTACATGAAATTGGATGAATTTCGTCATTTTCCTGCAGCGCCTACGCAAATTTTTTCAAAAATGTTTACGAAATGCGGATTTTCGCGAATTTACGCTTTCCAACCTGCAGAATCATGCCGTCTTCCAGTTCAATCCGGGCGTCCACATCGTCGATTTTTTGCGAGTTGATCCGCACCCCGCCCTGTTGGATCATTCGTCTCGCTTCCCCGTTCGTGGCACACAGCTTCGCATCCGTCAGCAATTTGACGATCCAATAGTCTCCGGGCTGCAGGCGAATCTCCGGAACCTCCTCGGGAATCGCGCCTTGTTGAAACACCGTTTTAAAATGGTCTTCCGCCGCTTGCGCCGCCTCGCTGCCATGGAAACGGGTGACGATCTCGCGGGCCAGACGCATTTTCACATCGCGCGGGTGCAGGCTACCGTCAGCTAGGCCGGTCCGCATCCGTTCAATTTCGTCCGGCGGGACGTCCGTCACCAGCTGAAAATATTTGAGCATCAATTCATCCGGAATCGACATCGTTTTTCCGTACTGTTCTTTCGGCGGTTCATGAATGCCTATGTAGTTGCCGAGCGACTTCGACATCTTCTGCACACCGTCAATCCCTTCCAGGATCGGCATCATAATCGCCACCTGCTGTTCCTGTCCGAATTCTTTCTGCAGCATGCGGCCCATCAGCAGATTGAATTTCTGGTCGGTGCCGCCCAACTCGATATCCGCCTGCATCGCGACCGAATCGTACCCCTGCATCAGCGGGTACAAAAATTCGTGCAGGGCGATCGGCTGATTGTTGGCAAACCGTTTTTGAAAATCTTCCCGTTCCAGCATGCGGGCGACCGTCATCGTCGATGCCAGCCGGACGACATCGGCAAACGTCAAGCGCCCTAGCCAGGCGGAGTTATACAGGATTTCCGTCTTCTCCGGATCCAGCACCTTAAATGCCTGATCCGCATACGTCTTCGCGTTCTCCAGCACCTGTTCGCGGGTCAGTTGTTTGCGGGTTTCCAATTTGCCCGTCGGATCCCCGATCATCCCCGTGAAATCGCCGATCAAAAGCTGCACGCGATGACCGAGCTTCTGCAACTGGCGCATTTTATTCAACACCACGGTGTGCCCGAGCGTCAGATCCGCTCCTGACGGATCGACCCCCAGTTTCACGACCAGCGGCCGGTTGGTTTCAATCGAACGGCGCAACTTTTTCACCAGCTCGTCCTCCGGTACGATTTCGGCTGTTCCGAGTCGGATGACCGACAATTGCCTCTGCACTTCCGCTTCGATTTTCGGATCGGTTGATGCAGCAAATTCGTTATCCATCACACTTCTGTCCCCCGTTGATAAAAATAAAACCCTCCCTTGGCAAAGCGAGTCTTGCCGCTGGAAAGGGAATACTACATCCACTGTTATTCGCGCGATTGCCCTCTTTTCCGCTATCTGAAATGTAGCATACGTTGCCGAACATTGTCAAAACAGGTCGCTCTGGTTCTCGAAACGATTTCCAATTTTGGTATAATGGAGACAATTAAGGGGGAACTGAGATGACCAACGACCAGACAGCGGCGGCACCGGAGCAGACGGCTTCCGCCAAAAAAGAAAAGAAAAAGATTCGTCCGTGGATCAAGATCACACTTCTCTCCATTTTGTCGCTGTTCATTCTGGGGCTCGCGGCCGGCACCGGATACGCCTACTACCTGGTAAAAGACGCTCCGGCATTTAACCCAGGGGCATTTTCCGACCTGTCCGCCACCACCAACGTGTATGATCGCAACGGAGAACTGCTCGGCTCCTTGCAGTCGGACGGGAACCGGGAACTGATCAAAAGTTTGCAGGAAGTGTCCCCGCATATCGTCAACGCGTATCTGGCGGCGGAAGACAAAGATTTTTACAACCATTTCGGCGTCAACCCGCTGGCCATTCTGCGGGCGGTGTACCAGAACTTGATCGGCGGCGGAATTATGTCGGGTGCCAGCACGATCACCCAGCAGACGGTGAAAAATGTGATTTTTCCCGCACAGGAGCAAACGATCAAGCGTAAAGTGCAGGAAATGTACCTCGCCTTGCAGCTGGAACGGGTGATGACCAAAGATGAAATTCTCGTGCATTATTTGAACTGGATCTATTTCGGCAAGGCGGGCGATACCAACATATACGGGATCAAGGCGGCATCCAAGGCGGTGTTCGGCAAGGACCCGAAAGAACTGAACCTGGCGCAGGCGGCATTGCTTACGGCCATGACGAACAACCCGAGCAAGCACAGCCCTTACACAAATTTGGACAAGGCTTTGGAATACCAAGAGTACGTGTTGAAAGAGATGCTCGAATCGGGTACAATCACGCAGGCCGAGTACCAGCAAGCTCGTGCATTCGACATCAAGGCATCGATCATCAAACCGCAAGCAACCTCCACCCGCTACGGCAATTATCCATTCGTCATTTCGGAAGTGGAACAGCGGGCGGCCGAAAAATTGATGACCGTCGCCGCGTACAACAGCCTTGATGACGCGCGGCAAGCGTTATTCAAAGGCGGATACAAAGTGTACACGACGATCGACCGCCAATTGCAGGACGCAGTCGATGAGGTGCTGCGCAACAACAAAAACTTCTATGCCAACCCGATCAGCTATACGGCGAACAACGGGCAGCAAGTGAAAGACGCCATCCAACAGGCGGGCGCCACGCTGCTCGACAACAAAACGGGCGCAATCCTCGCGGTCGGCGGCGGCCGAGACTTCACCCGCGATCAAAACAACCACACGATCCTGCCGCGACAACCCGGCTCGACGATGAAACCGCTCTCCGTGTATGGACCGGCGGCGGAAAAGAAACTGCTCGCGCCCGGCTCGGTGATCGACGATGTTCCGATATCGCTCGCCAACGGAAGCGCACCTGGCGGAAACTATTTTCCGATGAACTACGATCGCCAGTTCCACGGGCTGATCACTGTTCGAGAAGCGTTGCTGCGTTCCTACAATATCCCGGCGATCAAGGGGACACAAATGGTGACACCGGCTGTTGGGCTGAATTACGTGAAGCAAATGGGAGTCACCACCTTACAAAAAAGCGATGAGCATCTCGTATCGGGAATCGGCGGACTCGCGTACGGACTGACGGTTGAGGAAGCCACCAGCGCCTACTCGACGTTTCCGAACAACGGGGTTTGGAAAGAATCGCACCTGATCGCGAAAATCGTCGACCGCAATGGCAAAGTCGTGTATCAGCACACCCCGAAGGAAACGAAAGTCTTTTCGCCGCAAACCGCCTACGTGCTGGTCGATATGATGAGGGACGTGGTGCGGAAAGGGACAGCATCGATCGTCGGATCCCATTTTCCCAACAGGTTGATCGCCGGCAAAACGGGTACGACAGACGGCACCACCGATTCCTGGTTCATCGGCTTCACGCCGGGCATCACTTTGGGCATCTGGGTGGGGTATGACATCCCCTATCCGATGGACCGCTTAGTCGATCCACGCGGCATCGATGCCAGGGGGATTCGTCCGCAGCTTCTGTGGAACCAGATCATGGATCGCGTGTATGAAAAAATGGACGTGGAAGCGGACGGCTTCGCGCCAATGCCAAACGGCGTGGTCCGGCGGGAGGTGTGTACCAAGTCCGGCAAAATCCCGACCGATTTGTGCCGGGCGCTCGGCACGGTGACAACCGACCTGTTCGTGCAGGGCACAGAGCCGAAGGAACCGTGCGATGTGATGGTGAAAGTCAAATATGTCGAGATCAACGGCAAAAAATATTTGCTGAACGACAAAACGGCCGCACTCGGCGGTATTGTGAAGGAAGGAATCTTCATTAAACGGGAGCCGTATCCGCTGCCCTACGGAGATCCGCGCTATAAACCGTGGGATGCGAATCTGGAGCTGCCAAAGGAATTCGAGGACGACAAGTTGTCCGCGAGCCTGCCGGCACCTGTCGGCCTGAAGGTGACCGGGACTGAGCCGACATCGGTTTCATTGAGTTGGCAAGCAGTCGAAGGGGCGAGCGGATACATGATTCTCCGCTCGACGTCACCGGCTGGTCCGTATGCAGTGGTGTCCGACCTTGTAAACGGCACCGCCTATACGGATACCGCGGTACAAGCTGGAACGACCTATTATTACCAGGTGGCCGCCGTTGCCAATGGAGTGATTCAACCGGCATCCGGTTCCGTGCAGGCAGTTCCCGGGGGAGCCGCCCTGAATGCTCCTTCCGGTTTGAGAGCGGTGAGCAGTCCGGCAGGCATTTCGGTCTCCTGGCAGCCGGTTCCCGGGGCCGCCCAGTACATCCTGTACAGAAGCTTGGACGGCAACTCGTTTGAAGAACTGGCAACTTTGTCAGGCACAAGTTACCAGGACATCACGGCAAGCGGCAGCAACGTCTGGTACAAAGTGGCCGCCAAGAACGGTTCGGTGACATCTCCACCGTCCGCTGCGGTCAAAGCTTCCGGCGGTCCGCCGCCGGGTCCCGCAGCCCCTTCGCTTTCCATCAAGAATCGTTCATAAAAGGAGAGGTACATGAAACGTTTATTCGGCTACCTGGATCTGCTGGTTTTTCTCGCCATGCTGCTCGTTCTCGTCTCCCAGCTGCTGTTGCCTCCTATCATCGGGCTGGCGAATAATGGGGATTTTGAACGGATCATGAGCTGGGGAGGGTTGCAATACACAACCGATGACCCGCAACAGAAATATTTCAACTATGTGAATCGCGAGTTTGCCGTCGGTGATAGCAAACTCGGTTCCTATGTGTCAACGGAAATTCTTTTTTTGCAAATCGCATTGTGGGTGAACCGGTTGTGGATGTCCCCAACGACATTTGACATCCGCTCGCTCGGATTTGTCCATACCATTTCATTTCTGGCCGCGATCCTGTTAATCGTCACCGGCTTTCGCAGACAAGGCGTAGCCGGGAGAGGATGGATCGCGCTGTTGCTCGGTTTCGGTTTCGTCGATGTCGGATATTTTGCCTATTTTAACTCGTTTTTCTCAGAAAGCTCGTCCTTGATTTTCCTGCTGGCAATGATCGGTTTTGCCTTGCACCTGCTGCCGGATCGAGCCCCTGCTGGCAGACCGGACTACCGGATCCTGAACGGCTTCTTCCTCACCGCCTTGTGCCTGGTGCTGGCGAAAGTGCAAAATGGGCTGCTCGGCTTGCTGCTGCCCCTGTTCGGTTGGCGGTTGGCACAACTCCACGGGGAGAAAAAATGGAAGCGGACGATCGCTCTCTGGTCCGCTTTCATTTTCGTCGTGTCAGTCGTGATGTCGTCATTGAATCCGTATGATCGGATCAATACGTATCAGACGGTGTTTTACGGGATTTTGAAAGACTCTCCGACACCGCTGGCCGATTTGCGAGAGCTGGGGTTGCCCGGGCAGTACGCGGCTCTCGCCGGTACCCATTACTTCACGCCGAACAAACCGATCGACATCACGAGCGAATCGTTTCAAAATGGGTTCTATGACCGCATGAACAGGTCGAAAGTGGTCAAATTCTACCTGACTCACCCGGTCCGTTTCCTGCACAAGTTGGACGTAGTGGCACACAATTCGCTCAACCTTGAGTTCTACCTCGGCACCTACGAAAAAAGCGCCAATAAGGGACCGCTTGCGGTCAGCCACCAGTTCAGCCAATGGACGTGGACACTGAAACATGTCATTCCCAAATCGGTTTGGCTGTTCATCGGCTATTTTCTGCTGTTTGTCGCTCTGCTCTGGCGGCAGCACCGCCGGGCCGGCAAGCCCAACGGCAAATTGCTGGCCGAATTTTGGCTGATGCTGGCGCTGATGGCCGCCATGCAGTTTGTAACGCCCCTGCTTGGCGACGGGGAAGCGGATCTCGGGAAGCATCTGTTCCTGTTTAACGTGCTGTTCAGCGTGATCGTGGTTGTAACTCTCGTATGGCTTGGCCAAGCGCTGCAAAAATGGGCAGCCAGCCGAACCGAACGGCGCAGGAACCACCCGGTCTAGTTTCCCCCTCCGCCGATCGAGTAGGAGGGGGCAGCTAACCCTCTTCCTATCACCTGGCACGCGGGTCCGTAAAAAGCGTTTGCAGAGGCCTGATTTATTTCAATGTCACAATCGTCACTCCGGTGTGCCCTTCCCCATGCTCGCCGATGCGGAAGGAGCGCACCTGCGGATGTTTCTTCAAAAATTCGTGCACCCCCGCCCGCAGCGCGCCCGTGCCTTTGCCATGGATGATCGACACCTGCGACAAGCCGGCCATCACGGCGCTGTCCAGGTAGCGGTCGATCTCATACGTCGCTTCTTCCACCGTCGCGCCGCGCAAGTCCAACTCCAGCCGCGTCGGTTCATCCGACTTGCGCTTCACCATGCCGCGCGTATCCTGTTTTTTCTCCTCGATCTTCTCCAGATCGGACAACTTGATTTTCATTTTTATCGAGCCGATTTGAACAAGCGCTTCCCCTGCGCCAACTTCCAGCACCGTGCCTTTCTGGTTGAACGTCAGCACGCGGACCGTATCTCCCGTTCGAAGCTCCTGCTGCTCCGCCGTTTTCCTCTGAACGCGACGTTCGCGGCCGGCAGGTGCGGCCTCTTCCAGTTTTTTGCGCAACTCGATCAGTTCATGCTCTTTCACATTGGCGCCTTCCTGCTGCCGAATCCGCCGCAGTTCCAGGATGATCGACTGCGCTTCCCGTTCCGCTTTCCGCACGATTTCGCGGGCTTCTTCCTCCGCCCGTTCGATCAGCCGCTGCTGCTGCTGCCACAACTGTTCCCGCTCTTTTTCAAGCTCCGCCCGCAACGCTTCCGTTTCCTTGCGCAGCTCCGCCGCCTCTCGGCGATCCCGTTCCGCCTGCAGCTGATTCGCTTCCAACCGGCGGATCAGCTCGTCCACCTGGATGTTGTCCGCATGCATGCGCGACTTGGCGTCCTCGATAATCTCCTTGCGCAGCCCCAACCGTTCGGAAATGGCAAACGCGTTGGAGCGGCCGGGAACCCCGATCAGCAGGCGGTAGGTCGGCCGCAGGCTCTCCACATCAAATTCGACCGATGCGTTGATCGCTTCCGGATGCGAATAGGCGTACGCTTTCAGTTCGCTGTAGTGCGTGGTGGCCACCGTTTTGACGCCGCGCTTGCGCAGAAAATCGAGAATCGCCTGCGCCAGCGCCGCCCCTTCCGCAGGATCGGTGCCCGCCCCCAATTCGTCGAGCAGCACCAGGGAGCGGGAGTCCGCTTTTTCCAGAATCTCGATGATATGCGTCATGTGGCTGGAGAACGTCGATAAACTCTGCTCGATGCTTTGTTCATCGCCAATGTCGGCAAACACCTCGGCAAACACGGAGATCTCACTGCCTTCGTCAGCCGGGATGCAAAGCCCCGACATCGCCATCAGCGTCAGCAGCCCGATTGTTTTCAGCGTGACCGTCTTGCCGCCCGTGTTCGGCCCGGTGATAATCAACAGATTGAAATCGTCCCCCAGCCGAACATCGATCGGCACCGCCTTGTCCCGCTCCAGCAGCGGATGCACCGCCCGTTTCAGGCGAATCCGCCCATGATCGTTCACAGCAGGCAAGGCGGCTTTCATCTGATGAGCCAACTGCGCTTTGGCCATAATAAAATCGATCTCACCCAAAGCGGCCAGACCGGATTGCAAAACGTCCGCCTCGCTCCCGACAAGACCGCTCAAACGGGCCAGGATTCGTTCCACTTCGCGCCGTTCCTGTAGCTCCAGTTCGCGCAGACTGTTGTTCAATTGAACGACAACAGCCGGCTCAATAAACAGAGTCGCTCCGGATGCGGACTGGTCGTGCACGATCCCGCCAAAAGCACCCCTGTGCTCCACTTTCACCGGAATGCAATAGCGGTCGTTGCGGATCGTCACGATCGCTTCCTGCAGCATTTTTTGCGACTCCGGGCTACGCAGAATCGCATCCAGCCTCTCGCGAATTCTCCCCTGGGTTTGCCGGATCTGGTTGCGCACGCTCTTCAATTCGGGAGACGCGTCATCGACCACTTCCCCGTTGTCGTCGATCGCCGCACGGATCTCTTCCTCAAGCGGACGAAGTTCGAACAGTTCCTCCGCCAACCTTTGCAGAGTCGGAATCGGCTGCTGTTCCGCAAGATCCAAAACAAATTTGCGCAAACGGCGGCTCGCCATAATCGTATCGGCGACATCCAACAGTCCTTTCGCATCAAGTGTGCCGCCAACCGCTGCCCGTTTGACCGCTTGCCGGATATCCCGGATGCCTCCCAGCGGCACCAGCCCTTTCAGGCGGTACACCATCCTCCCTTCCTCGGTAGCCGCCAACGCTTGTTGCACAACGTCAATTCCGGCAAACGGCTGCAGTTGGCCAGCCAGTTCTTTCCCCATCTGCGTGCTCGCCTGGCGGATCAGTTGTTCGACAATTTTATGGTATTCGAGTACACGAAGCACCCGTTGATTCATGGAATTTCCTCCTGTAGCAAGATTTCTCTGCGATAGAATCCAGCGATCATGCAGAAACTACTTGTGAGCTGGACCCTTACCTATTGTAACCCAAAGGAGGCGTTTGGTGATGAACAACTTCATCGGTACCGTCGTTCGATTTGTGGTCTCAGCCATTGTCCTGCTGGTTGTCGGATATCTGGTTCCCGGTTTTGGACGGCTTACGTTTTTCAGCGCGATCCTTGCAGCTATTGTGATCGCGGCGCTCGGCTGGGTAATCGAGCGGCTGTTCGGGCGGGAAGTGTCGCCGTTCGGCAGAGGGATCTCCGGTTTCATCGCTTCCGCTGTCGTCATCTACATCGCCCAATGGTTTGTGCCCGGCATGCGGGTGACGATCCTGGGAGCGCTGCTGGCATCGCTCGTGATCGGAGTCATCGATCTATTCGTTCCCGGCAATGTGCTGCGGAGCGAACCGGCTGGCGAACGCAACCGCGAACGGGCGGATGATCGCAGATAAGCGAATGTGAGCGTTGGCCGCGCATGTTGACATGCCGGCCGATGCTCATTTCAGGAACCGTCCATTTCCTCCCTCGCCGGCTGTGACAATTGACTTCACACAATGGCTTTGATGTGCTCTTCCTTTCCATGTGCCGTATGGCGCCGCTTCCCCTTGTGTGAGCGGAACAGCCAATCAGCAACAAAGAGAAAAGCAAACCGGTTGTTCGTTTTCTCATGTACACCGCTTCCCGCCATATAGACACAGGCGAATCAACAATGGGTTCAGGGGATGGTGACCGCCAATGCGATTAAAAAAGCCAGCGAATCCCGGACAAGGATTTCACTGGCTTTCCTGCGACAACCAGAGATATTGGTTACTTTGCAAACAGCATCTTGCTCAACCCCGCATGCAACAGGGCGGACGCAACCTGTGAGCCTTCGAGTGCAGTGTGCAGATTGGGGATGGGCAGAACGTAGGCCACATTGACCGCCACGACCAAAATCAGAAATCCGATCAGCAAACCTGCAACCAATCCCGCCACCCGGTTCACAAAGGAAAGTCCCGGCAGGGAAACGACAAGGTCAACGACCCGCCCCGCCAGCTGGGTCAACAACAAACCGGCGGCAAATACAAGGACAAAGGCGAGTATGCCGTATCCGTCCTGCAGCAGAGTACCGGCAAATCCGCCGCCAATGCCGGTGTATCCGATAGGGTCTCCCGGAAAAGCTCCGCCGGGCTGGCCCAACACGCTTTTGAGCCAGGCCGCGATCGGAGGACTGTACGTTTTGGCAGCCCAAAACGCGACAAACCCTCCGACAAACCGTACCACCTGCAGCACGAAGCCTGTCATATAGCCGTTCCAGACAAAAAACAGCAGGATTCCGAGCAGCGCGATATCAGTGATCGTCACGATCCGGTCTCCCTGGCGGCCGCT includes the following:
- a CDS encoding endonuclease MutS2, which produces MNQRVLRVLEYHKIVEQLIRQASTQMGKELAGQLQPFAGIDVVQQALAATEEGRMVYRLKGLVPLGGIRDIRQAVKRAAVGGTLDAKGLLDVADTIMASRRLRKFVLDLAEQQPIPTLQRLAEELFELRPLEEEIRAAIDDNGEVVDDASPELKSVRNQIRQTQGRIRERLDAILRSPESQKMLQEAIVTIRNDRYCIPVKVEHRGAFGGIVHDQSASGATLFIEPAVVVQLNNSLRELELQERREVERILARLSGLVGSEADVLQSGLAALGEIDFIMAKAQLAHQMKAALPAVNDHGRIRLKRAVHPLLERDKAVPIDVRLGDDFNLLIITGPNTGGKTVTLKTIGLLTLMAMSGLCIPADEGSEISVFAEVFADIGDEQSIEQSLSTFSSHMTHIIEILEKADSRSLVLLDELGAGTDPAEGAALAQAILDFLRKRGVKTVATTHYSELKAYAYSHPEAINASVEFDVESLRPTYRLLIGVPGRSNAFAISERLGLRKEIIEDAKSRMHADNIQVDELIRRLEANQLQAERDRREAAELRKETEALRAELEKEREQLWQQQQRLIERAEEEAREIVRKAEREAQSIILELRRIRQQEGANVKEHELIELRKKLEEAAPAGRERRVQRKTAEQQELRTGDTVRVLTFNQKGTVLEVGAGEALVQIGSIKMKIKLSDLEKIEEKKQDTRGMVKRKSDEPTRLELDLRGATVEEATYEIDRYLDSAVMAGLSQVSIIHGKGTGALRAGVHEFLKKHPQVRSFRIGEHGEGHTGVTIVTLK
- a CDS encoding phage holin family protein is translated as MNNFIGTVVRFVVSAIVLLVVGYLVPGFGRLTFFSAILAAIVIAALGWVIERLFGREVSPFGRGISGFIASAVVIYIAQWFVPGMRVTILGALLASLVIGVIDLFVPGNVLRSEPAGERNRERADDRR
- a CDS encoding CvpA family protein, which translates into the protein MTITDIALLGILLFFVWNGYMTGFVLQVVRFVGGFVAFWAAKTYSPPIAAWLKSVLGQPGGAFPGDPIGYTGIGGGFAGTLLQDGYGILAFVLVFAAGLLLTQLAGRVVDLVVSLPGLSFVNRVAGLVAGLLIGFLILVVAVNVAYVLPIPNLHTALEGSQVASALLHAGLSKMLFAK